DNA sequence from the Corallococcus soli genome:
AAGGTGGACATGCTGGACGACCCCGAGCTGCGCGAGCTCGTGGAGATGGAAGTGCGGGACCTGCTCAAGAAGTACGAGTTCCCCGGCGACAGCATCCCCATCGTCCCCGGCTCGGCGCTCAAGGCGCTCGAGGGTGACACCAGCGACATCGGCGAGCCGGCCATCCTGAAGCTGATGGAGGCGGTGGACAGCTACATCCCGACGCCGCAGCGCGCGACGGACAAGCCCTTCCTGATGCCGGTGGAAGACGTCTTCTCCATCGCCGGCCGTGGCACGGTGGCGACGGGCCGCGTCGAGCGCGGCATCATCAAGGTGGGCGAGGAAGTCGAAGTCGTCGGCCTGCGCGCGACGCAGAAGACGGTGGTGACGGGCGTGGAGATGTTCCGCAAGCTGCTGGACGAGGGCCGCGCGGGCGACAACATCGGCGCGCTGGTCCGCGGCCTCAAGCGCGAGGACATGGAGCGTGGCCAGGTGCTGGCGAAGCCGGGCTCCATCACGCCGCACACGAAGTTCAAGGCGCAGATCTACGTGCTGTCGAAGGAAGAGGGTGGGCGCCACACCCCGTTCTTCAAGGGCTACCGCCCGCAGTTCTACTTCCGCACGACGGACGTGACGGGGACGGTGAAGCTGCCGGACAACGTCGAGATGGTGATGCCGGGCGACAA
Encoded proteins:
- the tuf gene encoding elongation factor Tu, with the translated sequence MSKEKFDRSLPHVNIGTIGHVDHGKTSLTAAITKVLAKTGGATFMAYDQIDKAPEERERGITISTAHVEYKTKNRHYAHVDCPGHADYVKNMITGAAQMDGAILVVSAADGPMPQTREHILLARQVGVPYIVVFLNKVDMLDDPELRELVEMEVRDLLKKYEFPGDSIPIVPGSALKALEGDTSDIGEPAILKLMEAVDSYIPTPQRATDKPFLMPVEDVFSIAGRGTVATGRVERGIIKVGEEVEVVGLRATQKTVVTGVEMFRKLLDEGRAGDNIGALVRGLKREDMERGQVLAKPGSITPHTKFKAQIYVLSKEEGGRHTPFFKGYRPQFYFRTTDVTGTVKLPDNVEMVMPGDNIAIEVELITPVAMEKELRFAVREGGRTVGAGVVA